One window of the Salvia splendens isolate huo1 chromosome 1, SspV2, whole genome shotgun sequence genome contains the following:
- the LOC121794347 gene encoding malonyl-coenzyme:anthocyanin 5-O-glucoside-6'''-O-malonyltransferase-like has protein sequence MASTTTTTILDRCRIAPPLEGAAAAEQTLPVTFFDMPWLHFHPTQRLLFYKFPCSKAHFIDSILPNFKKSLSQTLKHFYPVAGSLFYPLNSDKFPEIRYVPGDSVPVTVAEASEALDLNFLTGDQPRVADDFYAFFSELPPSETSPESEFEKIPLITAQITLFPDAGVCVGFNNHHIVGDASSIVRFIKAWCSVAKFGSDDELLCSSDSLPLYDRSVVSDPSGLLNHIWKQLKSFRIESRPLEFPLNKVRSTFILQKRDIQKLRDFVQAKKPHVTHLSSFTITTAYVWSGLARSAAESGEEVADDEPEYFAFAVDGRSRTDPPVPAAYFGNCVGMGLVESTHAELRGGDGFLAAVELIGDEIANKMNKKEEFLRDAGEWVQTFGRLMAKRLFGVAGSPKFDLYDADFGWGKPEKLEPVSIDGDGSMSLCKSREFEGGLEIGVSLPKKKMDAFANIFIEGLKL, from the coding sequence ATGgcatccaccaccaccaccaccatcctCGACCGCTGCCGCATCGCGCCACCACTCGAAGGCGCCGCCGCGGCGGAGCAAACACTTCCTGTCACTTTTTTTGATATGCCATGGCTGCACTTCCATCCAACCCAGCGCCTTCTCTTCTACAAATTCCCCTGCTCCAAGGCTCATTTCATCGATTCAATTCTACCGAATTTCAAAAAATCTCTCTCCCAAACACTGAAGCACTTTTATCCAGTTGCAGGTAGCTTATTTTATCCGTTGAATTCGGATAAATTTCCTGAAATCCGGTACGTTCCCGGCGATTCCGTTCCTGTCACCGTCGCCGAGGCGTCTGAGGCTCTCGATCTCAATTTTCTTACAGGCGACCAACCGCGCGTCGCCGACGACTTCTACGCTTTTTTCTCGGAATTGCCACCGTCGGAAACCTCGCCGGAGTCGGAATTCGAGAAGATTCCGCTCATCACTGCGCAGATAACGCTGTTTCCAGATGCAGGCGTCTGCGTCGGATTCAACAACCACCACATCGTCGGAGATGCTAGCTCGATCGTGAGGTTCATCAAAGCGTGGTGCTCCGTTGCTAAATTCGGGAGCGACGATGAATTGCTGTGTTCTTCCGATTCGCTTCCGCTCTACGACCGATCCGTGGTGAGCGATCCATCCGGATTGCTGAATCACATCTGGAAGCAATTGAAGAGTTTCAGAATTGAGTCGCGGCCGCTGGAATTCCCCTTAAACAAAGTCCGATCGACGTTTATTCTGCAGAAGCGCGACATCCAGAAACTTAGGGATTTCGTCCAGGCGAAGAAACCGCACGTGACGCACTTATCGTCGTTCACGATCACGACCGCCTACGTCTGGAGCGGCTTAGCCAGATCCGCAGCGGAATCCGGCGAGGAAGTCGCCGACGACGAGCCGGAGTACTTCGCTTTCGCGGTGGACGGGCGATCGCGGACGGATCCGCCAGTCCCCGCCGCCTACTTCGGCAACTGCGTGGGAATGGGCTTGGTGGAATCGACGCACGCGGAGCTGAGAGGAGGCGACGGATTCCTGGCTGCCGTCGAGTTGATCGGAGACGAGATCGCAAACAAAATGAACAAAAAGGAAGAATTTCTCCGCGATGCCGGCGAGTGGGTGCAGACGTTCGGCAGACTGATGGCAAAACGCCTATTTGGAGTGGCGGGATCGCCTAAATTCGATCTGTACGACGCCGATTTCGGGTGGGGGAAGCCGGAGAAGCTCGAACCGGTGTCCATAGACGGCGATGGATCGATGTCGCTCTGCAAATCCAGAGAATTCGAGGGCGGTTTGGAAATCGGTGTTTCATTGCCCAAGAAGAAGATGGATGCATTTGCAAATATTTTCATTGAGGGGTTGAAGCTTTAG
- the LOC121794352 gene encoding phenolic glucoside malonyltransferase 1-like, with protein sequence MTATPKTLSILRRCSVAPASDAAEQRLPLTYFDMLWLYFHPIERLLFYKHPCSAADFTKTIAPHLESSLSQTLRHYLPLAGNLLYPLDSGMPELRYFSGDSVAVTFAESNRDPADFDYLTGNQPREADDFHLFVPKLPESTTDSESGCRKSPLLAIQVTHFPEIGIAIGVTNHHVAGDASSIVGFLKAWSSTAKLGGEAEFAPPFYDRSVLKDPTGRTELYWNQMRSLKFGESKPGAITPTNKVRATFILQKTDIEKLKKPVMEREPDSNSIHISSFTVATAYFWWCTDRSAAEAGDQIGDEVAEYFGFAADARSRTDPPLAAAYFGNCVGFVLAESRHGVIKGEEGFLVAAKVVGQVIRDKVNRKGELLSDADEWVVKFGPLLGSRAFGVAGSPKFDVYGVDFGWGKAAKFESVSIDGDPNASISLCKSRDFEGGLELGVSMSKRAVDAFATAFYHGLKKTL encoded by the coding sequence ATGACGGCGACACCCAAAACCCTCTCCATCCTCCGCCGCTGCTCCGTTGCTCCTGCCAGCGACGCGGCGGAGCAACGCCTCCCTCTCACTTACTTCGACATGCTCTGGCTCTACTTCCACCCCATCGAGCGCCTCCTCTTCTACAAACACCCTTGCTCCGCCGCCGATTTCACGAAAACCATCGCCCCGCACCTCGAGAGCTCTCTTTCCCAAACGCTCCGCCACTACCTCCCTCTCGCCGGTAACTTACTCTACCCTCTCGATTCCGGTATGCCGGAGCTACGCTACTTCTCCGGCGATTCAGTCGCTGTCACTTTCGCCGAATCGAACAGAGATCCTGCTGATTTCGATTATCTCACCGGAAATCAGCCGCGGGAAGCGGATGATTTCCACCTCTTCGTGCCTAAGCTGCCGGAATCCACAACTGATTCCGAATCCGGATGTAGAAAATCTCCTCTACTAGCTATCCAGGTCACGCATTTTCCGGAGATCGGGATAGCTATCGGCGTTACTAACCACCACGTCGCCGGAGATGCGAGCTCCATCGTCGGATTCCTCAAAGCGTGGAGCTCAACAGCGAAACTCGGCGGAGAAGCCGAATTCGCTCCTCCGTTTTACGACCGATCGGTGCTGAAAGATCCGACGGGGAGAACGGAGCTATATTGGAACCAAATGCGCTCATTAAAGTTCGGCGAATCAAAGCCAGGAGCAATCACCCCTACCAATAAAGTCAGAGCAACGTTCATTTTGCAGAAAACCGATATCGAGAAGCTGAAGAAGCCGGTGATGGAGAGGGAACCGGATTCCAATTCCATCCACATCTCGTCGTTCACCGTGGCGACAGCCTATTTCTGGTGGTGCACCGACCGATCCGCGGCGGAGGCAGGGGATCAGATCGGCGACGAAGTTGCCGAATACTTCGGGTTCGCGGCGGACGCGCGGAGCAGGACGGATCCGCCGCTGGCGGCGGCGTATTTCGGTAACTGCGTGGGATTCGTGTTGGCGGAGTCGAGGCACGGGGTGATAAAAGGGGAGGAGGGGTTCCTGGTGGCGGCGAAGGTGGTTGGACAGGTAATTAGGGATAAGGTGAATAGGAAGGGGGAGCTGCTGAGCGATGCGGACGAGTGGGTGGTGAAATTCGGGCCGCTGTTGGGGAGTCGGGCGTTCGGGGTGGCGGGATCGCCCAAGTTCGACGTGTACGGCGTGGATTTCGGGTGGGGGAAGGCGGCGAAGTTTGAGTCGGTGTCGATTGATGGCGATCCCAATGCGTCCATATCGCTGTGCAAATCTAGGGATTTTGAGGGAGGACTGGAATTGGGGGTTTCGATGTCGAAGAGAGCCGTTGATGCCTTTGCAACTGCCTTCTATCATGGATTGAAGAAGACCCTCTAG
- the LOC121794362 gene encoding ankyrin repeat and zinc finger domain-containing protein 1-like isoform X1 translates to MASDAAAVDKAAKPLPRKHNKPDQTRRHRSIFEAPPNFFDSCRLFNSTSSDFETSPDDGVEESKSEKEASENTNHDGNVNSSGKIMQRWSCNTCKGEFESLQDQRYHFKSDLHRFNIKLSIAGKSILNEEDFDEASANSLSKDYDVSSISGSDDEDERETSLLGDRKREFGGLSKRKICIKLKDGEIVSVLKCLFLDDSDSISYDTDKPHFMDGAGVVYLTPREVIEKLRYIVHEPRDNSRLRIVLLARGGHFAGCVFDGNSLVAHKTFHRYVVRAKAGKKQSLKDAGGQAIHSAGASLRRYNELGLKKDIQELLTLWKPHFAMASCIFIYAPSNNRQLLFDGEKPYFICQERAIRNIPLTVRRPTLKEARRIYSLLVQVSSEIVEETTPDTKEESLSSVKSGNHSYTESSGLKSKEDSDGTKVAEASSLVSQMDGLSVSYESKDVLNAVGISTLLHEAAKSGNVQKVLEFLEQGLDPCIKDERSQTPYMLATDKEVRNTFRRFMASNMEKWDWHAAKVPSPLTKEMEESQAAKQAEKDAKRKAKAKELKKVKKAKEKKAQVCLLFVLLAHAEATESSNNSSKPGNPGSSLLTTKGQSHSTGSAASKEEVLKRNQDAEREKRAAAAERRIAALKAQESAPVAAPSNLQSNNSSGSDVLCSCCFVSLAGIVPFHRYHYKYCSTSCMHVHREILEDG, encoded by the exons ATGGCTAGCGACGCCGCCGCCGTTGATAAGGCGGCGAAACCACTTCCGCGGAAGCACAACAAGCCGGACCAGACGAGGCGACACCGTTCGATATTTGAAGCCCCGCCGAACTTCTTCGATTCCTGCCGCCTCTTCAACTCCACCTCCTCGGATTTTGAAACTTCGCCCGACGATGGCGTTGAAGAATCGAAATCGGAAAAAGAAGCTTCCGAAAACACCAATCATGACGGAAATGTTAATAGCAGTGGTAAAATTATGCAGAGATGGTCTTGCAATACGTGTAAGGGGGAGTTTGAGTCTCTCCAAGACCAGCGCTACCACTTCAAATCCGACCTGCACCGTTTCAAT ATAAAGCTAAGCATTGCTGGAAAGAGCATCCTTAACGAGGAAGATTTTGATGAAGCAAGTGCAAATTCATTGTCTAAAGACTACGACGTGTCAAGTATTTCTGGATCAGATGACGAGGACGAGAGAGAGACTAGTCTTCTTGGTGACAGGAAACGTGAATTCGGTGGACTATCAAAACGTAAAATATGTATAAAACTAAAAGATGGGGAGATAGTTTCAGTCTTGAAATGCTTATTTCTTGATGACTCTGATAGTATTTCATATGACACTGATAAGCCCCATTTCATGGATGGGGCTGGAGTTGTATATTTGACCCCAAGAGAAGTGATTGAAAAGCTGAGATACATAGTTCATGAACCTAGAGATAACTCCAGATTGAGGATTGTCTTACTTGCAAGGGGTGGGCATTTTGCTGGGTGTGTATTTGATGGGAATTCACTTGTGGCTCATAAGACATTTCACAG ATATGTTGTGAGGGCCAAGGCTGGTAAAAAACAATCATTAAAAGACGCAGGTGGACAAGCTATTCATTCTGCTGGGGCTTCACTTCGTCGCTATAATGAGCTTGGTCTCAAAAAG GATATCCAAGAACTACTTACTTTATGGAAGCCTCATTTTGCCATGGCCTCCTGCATCTTTATTTATGCTCCTTCTAATAACCGTCAACTACTTTTTGATGGAGAAAAACCTTATTTCATCTGTCAAGAACGTGCAATAAGAAATATTCCGTTGACAGTTAGGAGGCCAACCTTGAAGGAAGCTAGGCGAATATACAGCTTGCTTGTACAAGTTTCCTCCGAGATCGTTGAGGAAACAACCCCTGATACAAAAGAGGAATCATTATCTAGTGTAAAGAGTGGAAACCACAGCTATACTGAATCCAGTGGATTGAAGTCCAAAGAAGATTCAGATGGTACAAAAGTTGCTGAAGCCAGTTCCTTAGTATCTCAAATGGATGGTTTGTCTGTTTCGTATGAATCCAAAGATGTGCTAAATGCTGTTGGCATATCAACACTTTTGCATGAAGCAGCAAAGTCTGGAAACGTTCAAAAAGTTCTGGAATTCCTAGAGCAGGGTTTAGATCCTTGCATTAAAGATGAGAGGAGCCAAACACCATATATGCTTGCCACTGACAAGGAGGTTAGAAATACGTTCAGACGCTTCATGGCATCAAACATGGAAAAATGGGACTGGCATGCTGCAAAAGTACCCAGTCCTTTGACAAAAGAGATGGAGGAATCTCAAGCAGCTAAGCAG GCAGAAAAAGATGCCAAGAGGAAAGCCAAAGCGAAAGAGTTAAAGAAAGTTAAGAAAGCGAAAGAAAAGAAGGCCCAGGTTTGTCTCCTTTTTGTTTTGCTTGCCCAC GCTGAAGCTACTGAATCCAGTAATAACTCGTCTAAGCCCGGTAATCCAGGAAGTTCTTTATTAACTACTAAAGGCCAGTCTCACTCTACCGGTTCAGCAGCATCAAAAGAG GAGGTGCTTAAAAGAAATCAAGATGCGGAGAGGGAAAAGAGAGCTGCAGCCGCAGAGAGGCGAATCGCAGCATTAAAAGCTCAAGAATCTGCACCAGTTGCTGCTCCAAGTAATCTGCAGTCAAATAATTCAAGTGGAAGTGATGTCTTATGCTCGTGCTGTTTTGTGTCGTTGGCTGGTATAGTACCCTTTCATCGATACCATTACAAATACTGCAGCACTTCATGCATGCATGTGCACAGAGAGATccttgaagatggatga
- the LOC121794362 gene encoding ankyrin repeat and zinc finger domain-containing protein 1-like isoform X3: MASDAAAVDKAAKPLPRKHNKPDQTRRHRSIFEAPPNFFDSCRLFNSTSSDFETSPDDGVEESKSEKEASENTNHDGNVNSSGKIMQRWSCNTCKGEFESLQDQRYHFKSDLHRFNIKLSIAGKSILNEEDFDEASANSLSKDYDVSSISGSDDEDERETSLLGDRKREFGGLSKRKICIKLKDGEIVSVLKCLFLDDSDSISYDTDKPHFMDGAGVVYLTPREVIEKLRYIVHEPRDNSRLRIVLLARGGHFAGCVFDGNSLVAHKTFHRYVVRAKAGKKQSLKDAGGQAIHSAGASLRRYNELGLKKDIQELLTLWKPHFAMASCIFIYAPSNNRQLLFDGEKPYFICQERAIRNIPLTVRRPTLKEARRIYSLLVQVSSEIVEETTPDTKEESLSSVKSGNHSYTESSGLKSKEDSDGTKVAEASSLVSQMDGLSVSYESKDVLNAVGISTLLHEAAKSGNVQKVLEFLEQGLDPCIKDERSQTPYMLATDKEVRNTFRRFMASNMEKWDWHAAKVPSPLTKEMEESQAAKQAEATESSNNSSKPGNPGSSLLTTKGQSHSTGSAASKEEVLKRNQDAEREKRAAAAERRIAALKAQESAPVAAPSNLQSNNSSGSDVLCSCCFVSLAGIVPFHRYHYKYCSTSCMHVHREILEDG; encoded by the exons ATGGCTAGCGACGCCGCCGCCGTTGATAAGGCGGCGAAACCACTTCCGCGGAAGCACAACAAGCCGGACCAGACGAGGCGACACCGTTCGATATTTGAAGCCCCGCCGAACTTCTTCGATTCCTGCCGCCTCTTCAACTCCACCTCCTCGGATTTTGAAACTTCGCCCGACGATGGCGTTGAAGAATCGAAATCGGAAAAAGAAGCTTCCGAAAACACCAATCATGACGGAAATGTTAATAGCAGTGGTAAAATTATGCAGAGATGGTCTTGCAATACGTGTAAGGGGGAGTTTGAGTCTCTCCAAGACCAGCGCTACCACTTCAAATCCGACCTGCACCGTTTCAAT ATAAAGCTAAGCATTGCTGGAAAGAGCATCCTTAACGAGGAAGATTTTGATGAAGCAAGTGCAAATTCATTGTCTAAAGACTACGACGTGTCAAGTATTTCTGGATCAGATGACGAGGACGAGAGAGAGACTAGTCTTCTTGGTGACAGGAAACGTGAATTCGGTGGACTATCAAAACGTAAAATATGTATAAAACTAAAAGATGGGGAGATAGTTTCAGTCTTGAAATGCTTATTTCTTGATGACTCTGATAGTATTTCATATGACACTGATAAGCCCCATTTCATGGATGGGGCTGGAGTTGTATATTTGACCCCAAGAGAAGTGATTGAAAAGCTGAGATACATAGTTCATGAACCTAGAGATAACTCCAGATTGAGGATTGTCTTACTTGCAAGGGGTGGGCATTTTGCTGGGTGTGTATTTGATGGGAATTCACTTGTGGCTCATAAGACATTTCACAG ATATGTTGTGAGGGCCAAGGCTGGTAAAAAACAATCATTAAAAGACGCAGGTGGACAAGCTATTCATTCTGCTGGGGCTTCACTTCGTCGCTATAATGAGCTTGGTCTCAAAAAG GATATCCAAGAACTACTTACTTTATGGAAGCCTCATTTTGCCATGGCCTCCTGCATCTTTATTTATGCTCCTTCTAATAACCGTCAACTACTTTTTGATGGAGAAAAACCTTATTTCATCTGTCAAGAACGTGCAATAAGAAATATTCCGTTGACAGTTAGGAGGCCAACCTTGAAGGAAGCTAGGCGAATATACAGCTTGCTTGTACAAGTTTCCTCCGAGATCGTTGAGGAAACAACCCCTGATACAAAAGAGGAATCATTATCTAGTGTAAAGAGTGGAAACCACAGCTATACTGAATCCAGTGGATTGAAGTCCAAAGAAGATTCAGATGGTACAAAAGTTGCTGAAGCCAGTTCCTTAGTATCTCAAATGGATGGTTTGTCTGTTTCGTATGAATCCAAAGATGTGCTAAATGCTGTTGGCATATCAACACTTTTGCATGAAGCAGCAAAGTCTGGAAACGTTCAAAAAGTTCTGGAATTCCTAGAGCAGGGTTTAGATCCTTGCATTAAAGATGAGAGGAGCCAAACACCATATATGCTTGCCACTGACAAGGAGGTTAGAAATACGTTCAGACGCTTCATGGCATCAAACATGGAAAAATGGGACTGGCATGCTGCAAAAGTACCCAGTCCTTTGACAAAAGAGATGGAGGAATCTCAAGCAGCTAAGCAG GCTGAAGCTACTGAATCCAGTAATAACTCGTCTAAGCCCGGTAATCCAGGAAGTTCTTTATTAACTACTAAAGGCCAGTCTCACTCTACCGGTTCAGCAGCATCAAAAGAG GAGGTGCTTAAAAGAAATCAAGATGCGGAGAGGGAAAAGAGAGCTGCAGCCGCAGAGAGGCGAATCGCAGCATTAAAAGCTCAAGAATCTGCACCAGTTGCTGCTCCAAGTAATCTGCAGTCAAATAATTCAAGTGGAAGTGATGTCTTATGCTCGTGCTGTTTTGTGTCGTTGGCTGGTATAGTACCCTTTCATCGATACCATTACAAATACTGCAGCACTTCATGCATGCATGTGCACAGAGAGATccttgaagatggatga
- the LOC121794362 gene encoding ankyrin repeat and zinc finger domain-containing protein 1-like isoform X2 has product MASDAAAVDKAAKPLPRKHNKPDQTRRHRSIFEAPPNFFDSCRLFNSTSSDFETSPDDGVEESKSEKEASENTNHDGNVNSSGKIMQRWSCNTCKGEFESLQDQRYHFKSDLHRFNIKLSIAGKSILNEEDFDEASANSLSKDYDVSSISGSDDEDERETSLLGDRKREFGGLSKRKICIKLKDGEIVSVLKCLFLDDSDSISYDTDKPHFMDGAGVVYLTPREVIEKLRYIVHEPRDNSRLRIVLLARGGHFAGCVFDGNSLVAHKTFHRYVVRAKAGKKQSLKDAGGQAIHSAGASLRRYNELGLKKDIQELLTLWKPHFAMASCIFIYAPSNNRQLLFDGEKPYFICQERAIRNIPLTVRRPTLKEARRIYSLLVQVSSEIVEETTPDTKEESLSSVKSGNHSYTESSGLKSKEDSDGTKVAEASSLVSQMDGLSVSYESKDVLNAVGISTLLHEAAKSGNVQKVLEFLEQGLDPCIKDERSQTPYMLATDKEVRNTFRRFMASNMEKWDWHAAKVPSPLTKEMEESQAAKQAEKDAKRKAKAKELKKVKKAKEKKAQAEATESSNNSSKPGNPGSSLLTTKGQSHSTGSAASKEEVLKRNQDAEREKRAAAAERRIAALKAQESAPVAAPSNLQSNNSSGSDVLCSCCFVSLAGIVPFHRYHYKYCSTSCMHVHREILEDG; this is encoded by the exons ATGGCTAGCGACGCCGCCGCCGTTGATAAGGCGGCGAAACCACTTCCGCGGAAGCACAACAAGCCGGACCAGACGAGGCGACACCGTTCGATATTTGAAGCCCCGCCGAACTTCTTCGATTCCTGCCGCCTCTTCAACTCCACCTCCTCGGATTTTGAAACTTCGCCCGACGATGGCGTTGAAGAATCGAAATCGGAAAAAGAAGCTTCCGAAAACACCAATCATGACGGAAATGTTAATAGCAGTGGTAAAATTATGCAGAGATGGTCTTGCAATACGTGTAAGGGGGAGTTTGAGTCTCTCCAAGACCAGCGCTACCACTTCAAATCCGACCTGCACCGTTTCAAT ATAAAGCTAAGCATTGCTGGAAAGAGCATCCTTAACGAGGAAGATTTTGATGAAGCAAGTGCAAATTCATTGTCTAAAGACTACGACGTGTCAAGTATTTCTGGATCAGATGACGAGGACGAGAGAGAGACTAGTCTTCTTGGTGACAGGAAACGTGAATTCGGTGGACTATCAAAACGTAAAATATGTATAAAACTAAAAGATGGGGAGATAGTTTCAGTCTTGAAATGCTTATTTCTTGATGACTCTGATAGTATTTCATATGACACTGATAAGCCCCATTTCATGGATGGGGCTGGAGTTGTATATTTGACCCCAAGAGAAGTGATTGAAAAGCTGAGATACATAGTTCATGAACCTAGAGATAACTCCAGATTGAGGATTGTCTTACTTGCAAGGGGTGGGCATTTTGCTGGGTGTGTATTTGATGGGAATTCACTTGTGGCTCATAAGACATTTCACAG ATATGTTGTGAGGGCCAAGGCTGGTAAAAAACAATCATTAAAAGACGCAGGTGGACAAGCTATTCATTCTGCTGGGGCTTCACTTCGTCGCTATAATGAGCTTGGTCTCAAAAAG GATATCCAAGAACTACTTACTTTATGGAAGCCTCATTTTGCCATGGCCTCCTGCATCTTTATTTATGCTCCTTCTAATAACCGTCAACTACTTTTTGATGGAGAAAAACCTTATTTCATCTGTCAAGAACGTGCAATAAGAAATATTCCGTTGACAGTTAGGAGGCCAACCTTGAAGGAAGCTAGGCGAATATACAGCTTGCTTGTACAAGTTTCCTCCGAGATCGTTGAGGAAACAACCCCTGATACAAAAGAGGAATCATTATCTAGTGTAAAGAGTGGAAACCACAGCTATACTGAATCCAGTGGATTGAAGTCCAAAGAAGATTCAGATGGTACAAAAGTTGCTGAAGCCAGTTCCTTAGTATCTCAAATGGATGGTTTGTCTGTTTCGTATGAATCCAAAGATGTGCTAAATGCTGTTGGCATATCAACACTTTTGCATGAAGCAGCAAAGTCTGGAAACGTTCAAAAAGTTCTGGAATTCCTAGAGCAGGGTTTAGATCCTTGCATTAAAGATGAGAGGAGCCAAACACCATATATGCTTGCCACTGACAAGGAGGTTAGAAATACGTTCAGACGCTTCATGGCATCAAACATGGAAAAATGGGACTGGCATGCTGCAAAAGTACCCAGTCCTTTGACAAAAGAGATGGAGGAATCTCAAGCAGCTAAGCAG GCAGAAAAAGATGCCAAGAGGAAAGCCAAAGCGAAAGAGTTAAAGAAAGTTAAGAAAGCGAAAGAAAAGAAGGCCCAG GCTGAAGCTACTGAATCCAGTAATAACTCGTCTAAGCCCGGTAATCCAGGAAGTTCTTTATTAACTACTAAAGGCCAGTCTCACTCTACCGGTTCAGCAGCATCAAAAGAG GAGGTGCTTAAAAGAAATCAAGATGCGGAGAGGGAAAAGAGAGCTGCAGCCGCAGAGAGGCGAATCGCAGCATTAAAAGCTCAAGAATCTGCACCAGTTGCTGCTCCAAGTAATCTGCAGTCAAATAATTCAAGTGGAAGTGATGTCTTATGCTCGTGCTGTTTTGTGTCGTTGGCTGGTATAGTACCCTTTCATCGATACCATTACAAATACTGCAGCACTTCATGCATGCATGTGCACAGAGAGATccttgaagatggatga